The genomic interval TTAGTTCCAACAACAAGAAAATCACCTGTTGGGTGAAAGGACAGACATCGAATTTGATCAGCATCTGTTATAGTACGAAACGCTTTTTTAACACTGGCTTTACTGAAGTCAAATAACTTGACGGTAAAATCTCTGCTTCCAGAAACTAGAATCGGATCTCTAGGATGAAACTCTAAGCACGTCACTTCCTCCAAATGATCATACAGCGTTCTAATTACAGGATGTCCACCCGTTTGGTCTCCAGGTGCCATTTCATCCGGTGCAGATTTAGCAAGCATTCTATCAACGTCTAAGATCTTTATAGAAGCATCAACAGAGCCTGTAGCGATTAGCTGCCCATCAGCAGAAAACGCACCAGCTCTGCAGTTTCCTTTGTGTGATGTGACATACGCTGTTTCATACTGTGCTGGTTCAGGTGCCTGTGTTTGAGCCTCGGTTTCAAACTCTAAATCCAGCCCAGGCCCAAGTGAATTGTCAATATTTGCAAATGTTGGAATATTAGGTGTTgtcacttctttttttgtacGGTCTGGTTCATGTGCAGCACCAATGAGCATCAAGTGGAGCAGTCTATCCGAAGGTGGACATGGTGGTTCAGCTTGTATCATGTTAGATAATTGTACAGCAAGTGTTTGATGCCCGTCATAAAAAAGTTGACTGGAAATGCAAATCTCTCTGATTATTAATCACTCTTGTTGGAATTCGTTATTCAGGGATATAAACGAGACATTGCATCCATGTTACCAATAGAATCGAAAGAATTCTTAAAAAGAAATGCTGACAatcgaaaattagaaaaattaataaggtTCATTACCTGATAACAAGCCGATAGAGTGCTTCTCTGCTTTTAATAACATTTTTAGGATCCAAATCTGGCTCTTTCAAGCCAGAATGGTTTTCCCTATTTTCTTTTGGAGACTGAATTTTGCCGGCTGTGTTAATCCAGGAAAGTGAAAAGTTGCACCTGCAATCCGGCGTGTTTCGTACAACAAGAGGGTTATATTATGTTGTTATAAGTTATGCCAAACTGCGATACCTCGCGAGGGAATTGGTAGCTAAAATTAGATTTCACTTTATCCCAGAAGAATAACCAATCCACAAACTGTCACCCAATGGATCGGAAATGTTACAATGGCTGCCACGACTAGCGAGGTTGAATCGAGTCAACAGAATGTGACAGAGAatttaatcaaaaattcaaaaaataaattgcgcTCTACTTCTGAACATGTCATAAGAAAAAGATTGCCTCCACGATTACCGAAGAGCAACAAAGATATCTATGTTACTAATAAAACAAGCTTCAAGGTACTTTGAGCTTTCCTTAACCTCACTGTCATTCCTTAAACAAATCAGtatttgaatgaatttataatGTATTGATGCGATTGCGTTTCAGGCTCAGCTTagcaaatgtgaaaaattattagacTCTGGTGAATCAGAACTTGTCATTCATGGTCTCGGTGCGGCGGTGAACAGAGCATGTAATTTGGCATtgcaattgaaagaaaatcacTATGGAACTGTAGATTTGGATATAAATACCTCTACTG from Athalia rosae chromosome 1, iyAthRosa1.1, whole genome shotgun sequence carries:
- the LOC105686978 gene encoding cleavage stimulation factor subunit 1 produces the protein MIQAEPPCPPSDRLLHLMLIGAAHEPDRTKKEVTTPNIPTFANIDNSLGPGLDLEFETEAQTQAPEPAQYETAYVTSHKGNCRAGAFSADGQLIATGSVDASIKILDVDRMLAKSAPDEMAPGDQTGGHPVIRTLYDHLEEVTCLEFHPRDPILVSGSRDFTVKLFDFSKASVKKAFRTITDADQIRCLSFHPTGDFLVVGTNHPVVRLYDVNTAQCFVCSIPSHQHTAGITSIKYSPDAKTYASAGKDGSIKLWDGVSNRCINTFVKAHDGYEVCSVTFTRNGKYLLSSGKDSLIKLWELSTSRCLIAYTGAGTTGKQEHKAQAIFNHTEDYVMFPDEATTSLCAWNSRNASRKQLLSLGHNGPVRLIVHSPTAPAFLTCSDDFRARFWFRRMPTH
- the LOC105686977 gene encoding ribonuclease P protein subunit p20 gives rise to the protein MAATTSEVESSQQNVTENLIKNSKNKLRSTSEHVIRKRLPPRLPKSNKDIYVTNKTSFKAQLSKCEKLLDSGESELVIHGLGAAVNRACNLALQLKENHYGTVDLDINTSTVDIIDDFEPLTDDVDYEVNRRQNSAIHIRVFRTALIGMLK